A portion of the Clupea harengus chromosome 18, Ch_v2.0.2, whole genome shotgun sequence genome contains these proteins:
- the LOC105908832 gene encoding Golgi resident protein GCP60-like has protein sequence MLEMEHAQFVCEVKEDLLQRLTRAEAVAHRLLGEGLLSEDAYFSVSDAVGGERRAQELWAGLETGGIAAKDGFYRALFHCQPLLYRELEKERVMRMCGTNGGSEVDRLERRREELRTEERKLKLEREKMERERDELERIRKEVEKMRQAVRQETEQLQLIREKR, from the exons ATGCTGGAGATGG AGCACGCTCAGTTTGTCTGTGAGGTAAAAGAGGACCTTCTCCAGCGCTTGACACGGGCGGAGGCGGTGGCCCATCGGCTGCTAGGGGAGGGGCTACTGAGCGAGGACGCGTACTTCAGTGTCAGTGACGCTgtgggtggggagaggagggcccAGGAGCTGTGGGCGGGGCTAGAGACGGGCGGCATCGCAGCGAAGGATGGATTCTATAGAGCGCTGTTTCACTGCCAGCCTCTGCTGTACAGAGAGTTGG AAAAGGAGCGAGTGATGAGGATGTGTGGAACAAACGGAGGGAGCGAGGTGGACAGactggagagaagaagggaggagctgcggacagaggagaggaaactcaagctggagagagaaaagatggagagagagagggatgagctaGAGCGCATCAGGAAGGAGGTAGAGAAAATGAGACAGGCAGTACGGCAAGAGACTGAGCAGCTACAGCTAATCAGAGAAAAAAGATGA